In one Clostridiisalibacter paucivorans DSM 22131 genomic region, the following are encoded:
- a CDS encoding ATP-binding cassette domain-containing protein, giving the protein MNIELDKLNKKYNNVNVLDKFNMSFRESGVVCIFGPSGCGKTTLLNIITGIESYDRGFIKGIKDITFSYIFQEDRLLPWDTAMENIIFVLKNELDCGQKIDIANEYLEKVGLKNFGNTYPHELSGGMKRRVSIARALAYDGDILIMDEPFKGLDLNIKKRLINLILNNWKKQQKLSILVTHDIDEALIMSDEIFVVTGPPMFILDKIGINIPQDERNEYNLSVYRKKLESYIAY; this is encoded by the coding sequence TTGAATATTGAATTGGATAAGCTAAATAAAAAATATAATAATGTAAATGTATTAGATAAATTTAATATGTCCTTTAGAGAGAGTGGAGTAGTATGTATTTTTGGACCATCAGGTTGTGGGAAAACTACATTATTAAATATTATTACAGGCATAGAGTCTTATGACAGAGGTTTTATAAAAGGTATAAAAGACATTACATTTTCTTATATATTTCAAGAAGATAGGCTATTGCCATGGGATACTGCAATGGAGAACATTATTTTTGTATTGAAGAACGAATTAGATTGTGGACAAAAAATAGATATAGCCAATGAGTACCTAGAAAAAGTAGGACTAAAAAATTTCGGGAATACATATCCTCATGAACTAAGTGGAGGAATGAAAAGAAGGGTTTCTATAGCTAGGGCATTGGCATATGATGGAGATATTTTGATAATGGATGAACCCTTTAAAGGATTGGATTTAAATATAAAGAAAAGATTGATAAATCTAATTTTGAATAATTGGAAAAAACAACAGAAGCTATCTATATTGGTTACCCATGATATAGATGAAGCCCTTATTATGTCTGATGAAATTTTTGTAGTTACGGGACCGCCTATGTTTATATTAGATAAAATTGGGATAAATATACCACAAGACGAAAGAAATGAATATAATTTGAGTGTATATAGGAAAAAATTAGAATCATATATTGCATATTAA
- a CDS encoding ABC transporter permease — protein MKDYTIKIKQILINTGVIIFWILIWEILYLIINRELFLPSPMGVFLMLKKLIFSGGFWISVLISVIRVIIGFMISVILGLILGVLSGINKYIYTFIYPVMNTIKSTPVMSFIIIALLWFSSGNVPIFIGFLICFPIIWTNVVQGVRNVDNELLQMAKVYRVKRMSILMKIYIPSIIPYFAAGSMTSLGLGWKATVAAEVLSNPKYSIGANLYNAKVYLETQELFAWTLMVIILSISFEKTFSYFINNLTYKKQRG, from the coding sequence ATGAAGGATTATACTATTAAGATAAAACAAATTTTAATAAATACAGGAGTTATTATATTTTGGATACTGATATGGGAGATATTATATCTGATTATAAATAGGGAATTATTTCTCCCTTCTCCCATGGGAGTATTTTTAATGCTTAAAAAATTAATATTTAGTGGTGGATTCTGGATTTCTGTATTGATATCTGTCATTAGAGTGATTATTGGATTTATGATATCTGTAATTTTAGGGTTAATACTAGGTGTTTTATCTGGTATTAATAAATATATATATACATTCATATATCCTGTAATGAATACCATAAAATCTACTCCAGTTATGTCATTTATTATTATTGCATTATTGTGGTTTTCTTCGGGAAATGTGCCTATATTTATAGGTTTTCTCATATGCTTTCCAATAATATGGACCAATGTGGTTCAGGGGGTAAGAAATGTAGATAATGAACTTTTGCAAATGGCAAAGGTTTATAGGGTTAAAAGAATGTCCATTCTAATGAAAATATATATACCCTCAATAATTCCATATTTTGCAGCAGGAAGTATGACATCATTAGGATTGGGGTGGAAGGCTACTGTAGCAGCAGAAGTATTAAGTAATCCCAAGTATTCTATAGGGGCCAATTTATATAATGCAAAGGTATATTTGGAGACCCAGGAGCTTTTTGCATGGACATTGATGGTCATAATCTTGAGTATATCTTTTGAAAAAACTTTTTCTTATTTTATAAATAATTTGACATATAAAAAACAGCGAGGATGA
- a CDS encoding ABC transporter substrate-binding protein, with translation MKRLIYILLIFVLIFSVIGCSNNTGITEDATLNVATLKGPTGMGMVKLMEDNESKENNINYNFTVLGAPDDMIGKITNGEVDIAAVPSNMAAVLYNKTEGEVKLAAINTLGVLYVLENGNEIETVEDLKGKKINASGKGATPDYALSYILKENDIDPMNDVEIDFTLQHSELAAAAASGDVNIALLPQPHVTTAIMKNEDLRIALDMTEEWNKVTEGNSQLAMGCIVVRKEYAENNKEIVDNFLKEYDNSVQWVNENNKEAADLIEKFKILPNAAIAQKALPYSNIVYIDGQEAKDMVDKFIRILYDFNPKSVGGKIPDEGLYY, from the coding sequence TTGAAAAGGTTGATTTACATATTATTAATATTTGTATTAATTTTTTCTGTTATAGGGTGTTCAAATAATACTGGAATAACAGAAGATGCTACATTAAATGTAGCCACATTGAAAGGACCTACAGGTATGGGCATGGTTAAATTGATGGAGGATAATGAGAGTAAGGAGAATAATATCAATTATAATTTTACAGTATTAGGTGCACCCGATGATATGATAGGTAAGATTACCAATGGAGAGGTTGATATTGCAGCAGTGCCTAGTAATATGGCAGCTGTACTATATAATAAAACTGAAGGAGAGGTGAAATTAGCTGCTATAAATACCTTGGGAGTATTATACGTATTGGAAAATGGAAATGAAATAGAAACTGTTGAAGATTTAAAGGGTAAGAAAATAAATGCCAGTGGTAAGGGTGCTACTCCAGACTATGCATTGAGTTATATATTAAAAGAAAATGATATTGACCCAATGAATGATGTAGAAATAGATTTTACGTTACAGCATAGTGAGTTAGCAGCAGCTGCTGCATCTGGAGATGTTAATATTGCATTATTACCTCAGCCCCATGTAACTACTGCAATTATGAAAAATGAAGACTTGAGGATTGCCCTTGATATGACGGAAGAGTGGAATAAGGTAACAGAAGGCAATAGTCAATTAGCCATGGGATGTATTGTAGTAAGGAAGGAATATGCTGAAAACAATAAAGAAATAGTAGATAATTTCTTAAAAGAATATGATAATTCAGTACAATGGGTAAATGAAAACAACAAAGAAGCGGCAGACCTTATAGAGAAGTTTAAGATATTACCAAATGCTGCTATAGCACAGAAGGCATTGCCTTATAGTAATATAGTATATATTGATGGTCAAGAGGCTAAAGATATGGTGGATAAATTTATAAGGATACTATATGATTTCAATCCAAAATCTGTTGGAGGAAAAATTCCTGATGAAGGATTATACTATTAA
- a CDS encoding rubrerythrin family protein has protein sequence MNDMTAQNLRSAFGGESQAHMRYRVWGKKAESEGFPNVARLFRAISYAEEVHATNHFRAMKDVKGDFSVTSGAGFGLGPTSENLQGAIDGENYEVGQMYPAFKAVAEMQGEKQALISIRYAYEAEKTHADLFAKAKDAVDQEKDYEIGDIQVCDICGYTVEGDAPDKCPICGAKADRFTAFK, from the coding sequence ATGAATGATATGACTGCTCAAAATTTGAGATCAGCTTTTGGAGGAGAAAGTCAAGCTCATATGAGATATAGAGTATGGGGTAAAAAGGCTGAAAGTGAGGGATTCCCTAATGTAGCTAGACTATTTAGAGCTATTTCCTATGCAGAAGAGGTACATGCTACCAATCATTTTAGGGCTATGAAGGACGTTAAAGGTGATTTCTCTGTGACTTCTGGCGCTGGATTTGGCTTGGGACCAACATCTGAAAACCTTCAAGGTGCTATAGATGGAGAAAACTATGAAGTGGGACAAATGTATCCAGCATTTAAGGCTGTGGCTGAAATGCAAGGGGAAAAACAAGCACTTATTTCTATTAGATATGCATATGAAGCAGAAAAGACCCATGCTGATTTATTTGCAAAGGCAAAGGATGCAGTAGACCAAGAAAAAGATTATGAAATAGGAGATATACAAGTTTGTGATATATGTGGGTATACTGTGGAAGGGGATGCCCCAGACAAATGTCCAATCTGTGGTGCAAAAGCAGATAGATTTACAGCATTTAAATAA
- a CDS encoding metalloregulator ArsR/SmtB family transcription factor produces the protein MNEIDRQRDVLEQKAQLLKAISHPVRLCIVKGLMEEQGRNVSKMQSCLAIPQSTISQHLSKLKAAGIVEGVRNGIEVQYYVVDEDVKKIIAALF, from the coding sequence ATTAATGAAATAGATAGACAAAGAGATGTATTAGAGCAAAAGGCACAGCTTTTAAAGGCAATATCTCATCCTGTAAGATTGTGTATAGTAAAAGGGCTTATGGAAGAACAGGGAAGAAATGTGTCTAAGATGCAGAGTTGTTTAGCTATTCCCCAATCTACTATCTCTCAGCATTTGTCTAAATTAAAAGCTGCAGGTATAGTAGAGGGCGTAAGAAATGGGATTGAAGTTCAATACTATGTAGTAGATGAAGACGTAAAAAAAATTATAGCTGCACTTTTTTAA
- a CDS encoding DUF1576 domain-containing protein, with protein MIQRKLKMDEKQKISILSFLPLMFIILAFYFDSPTNIIKGLYQIVINPDLLLTDYIAVGGAGATLINSAILTLINIYILYKLNIKITGLPIAAIFTIAGFSFFGKNIVNVWPIYIGGYLYCKHQGVKFKSIALIIMFGTALAPLVSQLMYGTTLSDPIALLVGITLGILTGFILPTLASHMIRFHDGYNLYNVGFTAGVIGTVIISILRSYGAIIEAQMIISKEYDLFFKLFFTFFSLLLLFIGYWMNGKSLNGYRELLWYSGRTVTDFTQLTSYGITFINMGIMGMISLIYIIMSGGIINGPIIGGILTVMGFSAFGKHPKNTIPILLGVYMATLTKLWEPNSTAVIIAGLFGTTLAPIPGTYGWGVGILTGFLHLSVVMNVGYLHGGINLYNNGFAGGIVAGVLTPIMDAFTKD; from the coding sequence TTGATACAAAGAAAATTAAAAATGGATGAAAAACAAAAGATTTCTATCCTATCTTTTCTACCCCTTATGTTTATTATTTTGGCCTTTTATTTCGATTCTCCTACCAATATAATCAAAGGACTATATCAAATAGTAATAAATCCAGATTTATTATTAACCGATTATATAGCTGTTGGAGGTGCTGGAGCCACATTAATAAATTCGGCTATTCTTACCCTTATAAATATATATATACTCTATAAATTAAATATTAAAATAACTGGATTACCTATTGCTGCCATTTTTACAATAGCTGGTTTTTCTTTTTTCGGTAAAAATATTGTAAATGTTTGGCCTATATATATCGGTGGATATCTTTATTGTAAACATCAAGGTGTTAAATTTAAGAGTATCGCTCTAATAATCATGTTCGGTACTGCTTTAGCTCCATTAGTTAGTCAATTGATGTATGGAACAACCCTTTCTGATCCCATCGCATTATTAGTAGGAATAACCTTGGGTATATTAACAGGATTCATTTTGCCTACTTTAGCCTCTCATATGATAAGATTTCACGACGGATACAATCTCTATAATGTAGGATTTACTGCAGGAGTTATAGGTACTGTGATTATATCCATTCTCAGAAGTTATGGTGCAATTATAGAAGCTCAAATGATAATTTCAAAAGAATATGATCTCTTTTTTAAATTGTTTTTTACATTTTTTTCTTTATTATTACTTTTTATTGGTTATTGGATGAATGGAAAAAGTTTAAATGGATATAGAGAATTATTATGGTATTCTGGAAGAACAGTAACAGATTTTACCCAATTGACCTCATATGGAATTACCTTTATTAATATGGGAATCATGGGAATGATCTCATTGATTTATATAATTATGTCTGGTGGTATAATAAATGGCCCCATTATAGGTGGTATATTAACAGTTATGGGATTTAGTGCCTTTGGTAAGCACCCTAAAAATACAATTCCAATACTCCTTGGAGTGTATATGGCTACACTTACAAAGCTCTGGGAACCAAATTCCACCGCAGTTATTATTGCTGGACTATTCGGTACCACATTGGCCCCTATTCCTGGAACATATGGTTGGGGTGTAGGTATATTGACAGGTTTTCTCCATTTGTCTGTAGTTATGAATGTGGGGTATCTCCATGGTGGGATAAAT